One window of Kosakonia cowanii JCM 10956 = DSM 18146 genomic DNA carries:
- a CDS encoding VOC family protein, producing MQQSIRGIDHIGITVPDIKAATRFLTEALGAELIYQSVAPEDEDIDSEAQQKTLRLVPGTVIKAVSMLKLQHGPGIELFEMQGPSQREPLRANDFGLQHFAVYVDDIDAALKQFAEAGGEVFTAPQPLGFPTEKGDGNCFCYGRTPWGSIVEFIAYPTPMPYERDTPLRRWKP from the coding sequence ATGCAGCAGAGCATTCGCGGGATCGATCATATTGGTATTACCGTGCCGGATATAAAAGCCGCCACCCGTTTTCTTACCGAGGCATTAGGCGCGGAGTTGATTTACCAGTCCGTCGCACCGGAAGATGAGGATATTGATAGCGAAGCACAGCAAAAGACGCTGCGGCTGGTGCCGGGCACGGTGATCAAAGCGGTGAGCATGCTCAAGCTGCAACACGGGCCGGGCATTGAGTTGTTTGAAATGCAGGGGCCTTCACAGCGTGAACCGCTGCGGGCGAACGACTTTGGTCTGCAACACTTTGCGGTCTATGTCGACGATATCGATGCCGCGCTGAAACAGTTTGCCGAAGCGGGTGGCGAAGTGTTTACCGCGCCGCAGCCACTCGGTTTCCCGACCGAGAAGGGCGACGGCAACTGCTTTTGCTATGGCCGCACGCCGTGGGGCAGCATCGTCGAATTTATCGCTTATCCAACGCCGATGCCCTATGAGCGCGACACGCCGCTGCGCCGCTGGAAACCGTAA
- a CDS encoding DUF2955 domain-containing protein, whose translation MSINTLARVFTPHGNIVYTANDFRQTLRIVFSGMIALSVSSFYNTQYGVFYVIYPVMLLSLVPVFNRHVAKQFVFSAVINCVEMVFIIGYLMQWPVIMTLVVFGLYVMRFRFMSKGPLFLFGSTGVVCQSTMLNFMSYPSSDWHTLLFSNIEASIMAVVLSALMHFLLPDVEPRTRPPLIEKNAARVRHESLLSGTVATMIFVVFQMSDLSDSLSALMAGILILFPMHYRGSVLSSLWRVVGVVLACLYILLVQLILYNHSSHMLLMMPLIGLGLAFSARLHVMEKVGAGVGFASVTTIGIMFGQNLHPDTDLVFSDLYRIVSVTVSLVATLTMVYLVHLILNRFEATRFVIEE comes from the coding sequence ATGTCTATTAACACGCTGGCCCGCGTCTTTACGCCGCACGGCAATATCGTCTACACGGCGAATGATTTCCGCCAGACGCTGCGCATTGTTTTCTCCGGGATGATCGCCCTGAGCGTGTCGAGCTTTTACAACACGCAGTATGGCGTCTTCTATGTCATCTACCCGGTGATGCTGCTGTCGCTGGTGCCGGTGTTTAACCGCCACGTCGCCAAACAGTTTGTGTTCAGCGCGGTGATTAACTGTGTCGAAATGGTGTTTATCATCGGCTATCTGATGCAGTGGCCGGTGATCATGACGCTGGTGGTGTTTGGGCTCTACGTAATGCGTTTTCGCTTTATGAGCAAAGGCCCGCTGTTTCTCTTTGGTTCTACCGGCGTGGTGTGCCAGAGCACGATGCTCAACTTTATGAGCTACCCGTCGAGCGACTGGCACACGCTGCTCTTTTCCAATATTGAGGCCAGTATTATGGCCGTCGTTCTTAGCGCGCTGATGCACTTTCTGCTGCCGGACGTCGAGCCGCGCACCCGTCCGCCGCTGATTGAGAAAAACGCTGCCCGAGTACGCCACGAATCGCTGCTCTCCGGCACGGTGGCGACGATGATTTTTGTTGTCTTCCAGATGAGCGACCTGAGCGATTCGCTTTCGGCATTGATGGCGGGCATTTTGATCCTCTTTCCGATGCACTATCGCGGCTCGGTGCTGAGTTCGTTATGGCGCGTGGTGGGCGTGGTGCTGGCGTGTCTCTACATCCTGCTGGTGCAGTTGATTCTCTATAACCACAGCAGCCATATGCTGTTGATGATGCCGCTGATCGGCCTTGGGCTGGCGTTTAGCGCGCGGCTGCATGTGATGGAGAAGGTGGGCGCGGGCGTCGGTTTCGCCAGCGTCACCACCATCGGCATTATGTTTGGCCAGAATCTGCACCCGGACACCGACCTGGTGTTCAGTGATTTGTACCGTATTGTCTCCGTCACCGTTTCGCTGGTGGCGACCCTGACGATGGTCTATCTGGTGCACCTGATTTTGAACCGCTTTGAAGCGACACGGTTTGTGATTGAGGAGTGA
- a CDS encoding type II toxin-antitoxin system YafQ family toxin, with the protein MGKSKRARLPFRSDYTKTFVKAWERYNKAGRRDMHETAAIMSMVLSGNPLPAHYNDHALTGNMQGFRELHIGGDYLLVYRLDDEKHLVVFTDLGTHAELFE; encoded by the coding sequence ATGGGAAAGAGTAAACGCGCGCGCCTGCCATTCCGCTCCGATTACACCAAAACCTTTGTGAAGGCCTGGGAGCGATACAACAAAGCGGGACGCCGGGACATGCATGAGACGGCTGCTATCATGTCGATGGTGCTCTCCGGCAACCCGCTTCCCGCCCACTATAACGATCATGCTTTAACCGGAAATATGCAGGGGTTTCGCGAACTGCATATCGGCGGCGACTATCTGCTGGTCTATCGCCTTGATGACGAAAAGCATCTGGTGGTATTCACCGATTTGGGTACCCATGCCGAGCTATTCGAATAA
- a CDS encoding DUF445 domain-containing protein — MEKLAELKRAKRLALSLLLIAAAVFVTTLFLPANFWVSGIKAIAEAAMVGALADWFAVVALFRRVPLPFISRHTAIIPRNKDRIGDNLGQFVQEKFLDTQSLVALIQRHQPAQMIGVWFSQPENAQRVGTHLLQVMSGFLEMTDDSRIQRLIRRAVHKAIDKVDLTQTSALMLESLTRNNRHQKLLDTLITQLIALLQRENTRTFIARQVVHWLETDHPVKAKVLPKEWLGEQSAALVSDAVNSLLDDINADRTHQIRQAFDRATMKLIANLKSDPEMAERAENIKEYLKNDEAFNRYVGEMWGDLRNWMKADMHSDDSKMQKRISEAGLWFGETLLADGALRASLNEHLEQAAHRVAPEFSAFLTRHISDTVKSWDARDMSYQVELNIGKDLQFIRINGTLVGGCIGLILYLLSQIPALFNLSAL, encoded by the coding sequence ATGGAAAAATTAGCTGAACTGAAGCGCGCCAAACGACTGGCGCTGTCGCTGCTGCTGATCGCTGCCGCAGTATTTGTTACCACTCTCTTTCTGCCGGCAAACTTCTGGGTGAGCGGGATCAAAGCCATTGCCGAAGCGGCGATGGTCGGCGCGCTGGCCGACTGGTTTGCGGTGGTAGCGCTGTTTCGCCGCGTGCCGCTGCCGTTTATTTCTCGCCATACGGCGATTATTCCGCGCAATAAAGACCGGATTGGCGACAATCTTGGTCAGTTCGTGCAGGAGAAATTTCTTGATACCCAATCGCTGGTGGCGCTGATCCAGCGGCATCAGCCCGCGCAGATGATCGGCGTCTGGTTCAGCCAGCCGGAGAACGCGCAGCGCGTCGGCACGCATCTGTTGCAAGTGATGAGCGGCTTTCTCGAGATGACCGATGACAGCCGTATTCAGCGGCTGATCCGCCGGGCGGTGCACAAAGCGATCGATAAAGTCGATTTAACGCAAACCAGCGCCCTGATGCTGGAGAGCCTGACACGTAACAACCGCCACCAGAAGTTGCTGGACACGTTAATTACTCAGTTGATTGCGCTGTTGCAACGGGAAAATACGCGTACCTTTATCGCCCGGCAGGTGGTGCACTGGCTGGAGACCGACCATCCGGTGAAGGCGAAAGTGCTGCCGAAAGAGTGGCTGGGGGAGCAGAGCGCGGCGCTGGTCTCTGATGCGGTTAACTCCCTGCTGGATGATATCAATGCCGATCGCACGCACCAGATCCGCCAGGCCTTCGATCGCGCGACGATGAAACTGATCGCTAACCTGAAAAGCGATCCGGAGATGGCAGAGCGGGCGGAAAACATCAAAGAGTATTTGAAGAACGATGAGGCGTTTAACCGCTACGTTGGCGAGATGTGGGGCGATCTGCGCAACTGGATGAAAGCGGATATGCACTCCGACGATTCAAAGATGCAAAAGCGCATTAGTGAGGCCGGGCTGTGGTTTGGCGAAACGCTGCTGGCGGACGGCGCGCTGCGCGCCTCGCTTAACGAGCACCTCGAACAGGCGGCCCATCGCGTCGCGCCGGAGTTTTCGGCTTTCCTGACGCGTCATATCAGCGACACGGTGAAGAGCTGGGATGCGCGGGATATGTCTTACCAGGTGGAGCTCAATATCGGCAAGGATCTGCAATTTATCCGTATCAACGGCACGCTGGTCGGCGGCTGTATTGGCCTGATTTTGTACCTCCTGTCGCAGATCCCGGCGCTCTTCAACCTCTCTGCCCTCTGA
- a CDS encoding HlyD family secretion protein has protein sequence MMTPEQKFARWVRVSIASFLLMFVYFIVADIWIPLTPDSTVMRVVTPVSARVSGYVSEVYVQNNSRVKRGDLLYRLDATPFENQVEAAEIALAQARLTNQQLDAQIAAAQASLKTAQLTAQNNRVTFERYQRLGKMQSVSQSDLDNVRTTWQGSEQSVTNLNASIEALRIQRGERDEAHNVTLQKYRNALQQAQLNLGWTQVRAEADGTVSNLQLSPGFYAQAGGASLALVHEKSDIVADFREKSLRHTHIGTDAAVVFDALPGQVFHAHVTSSDAGTLAGQEAVNGQLSEPETSNRWVRDAQRMRIHVALDEPLPKELPTGARATVQLYNSEGIFARFFSGLQIRLVSLLHYVY, from the coding sequence ATGATGACGCCTGAACAAAAATTTGCCCGCTGGGTAAGGGTCAGTATTGCCTCTTTCCTGCTGATGTTTGTCTATTTTATTGTCGCCGATATCTGGATCCCGCTAACGCCGGACTCCACCGTGATGCGCGTGGTGACGCCGGTTTCCGCCCGCGTCTCTGGCTATGTTTCTGAGGTTTACGTGCAGAACAACAGCCGGGTAAAGCGCGGCGATCTGCTCTACCGGCTCGACGCTACTCCCTTTGAAAACCAGGTTGAAGCCGCGGAGATTGCGCTGGCGCAAGCGCGTCTGACCAATCAACAGCTCGACGCGCAGATTGCCGCCGCGCAGGCAAGCCTGAAAACGGCGCAGCTGACAGCGCAGAATAATCGCGTCACCTTTGAGCGTTATCAGCGACTCGGCAAAATGCAGAGTGTCTCGCAGTCCGACCTTGATAACGTGCGCACCACCTGGCAGGGGAGTGAGCAGTCGGTGACGAACCTTAACGCCAGCATTGAAGCACTGCGTATTCAGCGCGGTGAACGTGATGAGGCGCATAACGTCACGCTGCAAAAATACCGCAACGCCCTGCAACAGGCGCAGCTAAACCTTGGCTGGACGCAGGTGCGCGCCGAAGCAGACGGCACGGTCAGCAACCTGCAGCTCAGCCCCGGTTTTTATGCCCAGGCGGGCGGCGCGTCGCTGGCACTGGTGCATGAAAAGAGCGATATCGTCGCCGATTTTCGTGAAAAGAGCCTGCGCCATACCCATATTGGCACCGATGCGGCGGTAGTGTTTGATGCGCTGCCGGGCCAGGTATTCCACGCGCATGTCACCAGCAGCGATGCGGGCACACTCGCCGGGCAGGAAGCGGTAAACGGTCAGCTTTCGGAGCCGGAAACTTCCAACCGCTGGGTGCGCGATGCGCAGCGCATGCGCATTCATGTGGCGCTGGATGAGCCGTTGCCAAAAGAACTGCCGACCGGCGCGCGCGCCACGGTGCAGCTCTATAACAGCGAAGGGATCTTCGCCCGCTTCTTCTCCGGGCTGCAAATCCGCCTGGTAAGCCTGCTGCACTATGTCTATTAA
- a CDS encoding AraC family transcriptional regulator — MAVTRDIAQTFFRSAALPGVELRSTRNSTQAYKRHRHAELSIGAIIEGQTRCVCHQQEYLLRPGDLIIIPALTPHSCNPLAGQPRSYHMLYLADENRGQQVIRDPQLFKHFLHIVALMENNQTQALQGAIQTLLDALPQVPDDEPLHAISEQVQMALQENLQQPPTLDALAHAFSLRKETLIRTFKRDTGLTPGSFLNLARVEFAKSRLRAGDKLADVGYQSGFADQSHFHKTFVSYTAATPRQYALGSISDNK, encoded by the coding sequence ATAGCCGTGACTCGCGATATCGCACAAACCTTTTTCCGCTCAGCGGCGCTGCCCGGCGTGGAGCTGCGTAGCACCCGCAACAGCACGCAGGCGTATAAGCGCCACCGCCACGCAGAACTCTCCATTGGCGCGATTATCGAAGGCCAGACCCGCTGCGTCTGCCATCAGCAGGAGTACCTGCTGCGGCCAGGCGACCTGATTATTATCCCGGCCCTGACGCCGCACAGCTGTAACCCGCTCGCCGGGCAGCCACGCAGTTACCATATGCTCTATCTGGCAGATGAAAATCGTGGCCAACAGGTGATTCGCGACCCGCAGTTGTTCAAACACTTCCTGCATATTGTCGCGCTGATGGAGAATAACCAGACGCAGGCATTGCAAGGAGCCATCCAGACTCTGCTCGACGCCCTGCCGCAGGTACCTGATGATGAACCGCTCCACGCGATCAGCGAGCAGGTGCAGATGGCGTTGCAGGAGAATTTGCAGCAGCCACCGACGCTGGATGCGCTGGCCCACGCCTTTTCGCTGCGCAAAGAGACGCTGATCCGCACCTTCAAACGGGACACCGGTTTAACGCCCGGCAGCTTTCTCAACCTCGCGCGCGTTGAGTTCGCTAAAAGCCGCCTGCGCGCCGGGGATAAACTGGCAGATGTCGGCTACCAGAGCGGTTTTGCCGACCAGAGCCACTTTCATAAAACCTTTGTCAGCTACACCGCCGCCACGCCGCGCCAGTACGCGCTCGGATCAATATCAGACAATAAATAG
- a CDS encoding type II toxin-antitoxin system RelB/DinJ family antitoxin, which translates to MDSVIRSRIDSELKARAGLVLENCGLNWSTAIRLFAEQIVKNEGIPFEITAKPTARLRNAMVEAEEIAAQKQGRFESVEQLMDSLNDGKE; encoded by the coding sequence ATGGATTCTGTTATCCGATCGCGTATCGACAGCGAACTTAAAGCACGCGCCGGGCTGGTGCTTGAAAATTGCGGCCTTAACTGGAGCACGGCGATACGCCTGTTTGCTGAGCAAATTGTTAAAAACGAAGGGATACCTTTTGAAATCACCGCGAAACCCACCGCCCGGTTACGTAACGCAATGGTTGAGGCCGAAGAGATCGCCGCGCAAAAGCAGGGGCGCTTTGAGAGTGTTGAACAGCTAATGGACAGCTTAAACGATGGGAAAGAGTAA
- a CDS encoding LysE family translocator has protein sequence MDIFPAAFPALALAHFVALLSPGPDFFLLIGYAIRYRLRGSVGLCIGIALGNALYILLVIIGASALRHFSGLFTAIELLGALYLLWIGSHLVRSRPQTLALDETRQRCPGIGKQFLLGLGSALLNPKNALFYLALMTALLGPDVTLLQQSVSGIWMVMVVLLWDVALVSLIGLPALQRRLSRSICWIERIAGVVLMVFGGWILWKIL, from the coding sequence ATGGATATCTTTCCCGCCGCTTTTCCCGCCCTGGCGCTGGCGCATTTTGTCGCGCTGCTCAGCCCCGGCCCGGACTTTTTCCTGCTGATAGGTTACGCCATTCGTTACCGCCTGCGCGGCAGCGTCGGGCTCTGCATCGGCATCGCTTTGGGTAACGCGCTCTATATTCTGCTGGTGATTATCGGGGCCAGCGCGCTGCGCCACTTCAGCGGGCTGTTTACCGCCATCGAACTGCTCGGCGCGCTTTATCTGCTGTGGATTGGCTCACACCTGGTGCGCAGTCGCCCGCAAACGCTGGCGCTGGATGAGACGCGTCAGCGCTGCCCCGGCATCGGTAAACAGTTTTTACTTGGCCTCGGCTCAGCGCTGCTTAACCCGAAAAACGCCCTCTTCTACCTGGCGCTGATGACCGCCCTGCTCGGCCCGGATGTGACGCTACTGCAACAATCTGTCAGCGGGATCTGGATGGTAATGGTAGTGCTGCTGTGGGATGTAGCGCTGGTCAGCCTGATTGGCCTGCCTGCGCTGCAACGGCGTCTGAGCCGCAGCATCTGCTGGATAGAGCGCATCGCTGGCGTAGTGCTGATGGTGTTTGGCGGGTGGATCTTATGGAAAATCCTGTAA